Proteins from a single region of Thermococcus sp. CX2:
- a CDS encoding class I SAM-dependent methyltransferase, with amino-acid sequence MPTDEETFKKDVLSRIPLRDEPPLPQNWLHLEMIERFRVLRFAPIKPGMNVLEIGCGAHALTTVPLAYLVGETGRVVAVDLSRWRFFGEVTSSTGMKHRIIPLKVDAKELPFPFKAFDLAVLVHGVRSLKNEETMVTVFSEMLRVANRVFIAESLPIANSERQRAHLELYNLREDIFEALFGEKDDLHYLPLERLKELVETAGGEIIESGTFEPGLPHYLAYIPREYVEQIKDGKKRAELLKRWDRAYEKWKAGAEHPPVGWILAEKDE; translated from the coding sequence ATGCCCACTGACGAGGAAACGTTTAAGAAAGATGTCCTCTCCAGAATTCCACTCCGAGACGAGCCTCCACTTCCCCAAAATTGGCTTCATCTAGAAATGATTGAACGCTTCAGGGTTCTCAGGTTCGCCCCGATAAAGCCCGGCATGAACGTCCTTGAAATTGGCTGTGGGGCTCATGCACTCACCACAGTCCCCCTGGCTTACCTCGTCGGCGAGACCGGCAGGGTCGTTGCCGTTGATCTGAGCAGGTGGCGCTTCTTCGGAGAAGTGACATCCTCCACCGGAATGAAGCACCGGATAATCCCACTCAAGGTGGACGCGAAGGAGCTGCCTTTTCCGTTTAAGGCCTTCGATTTAGCCGTTCTCGTTCATGGAGTTAGAAGCCTGAAAAATGAGGAAACGATGGTTACGGTCTTCTCCGAGATGCTCCGCGTGGCAAACAGGGTTTTCATAGCGGAGAGTCTTCCCATAGCGAACAGCGAGAGGCAAAGGGCACATCTTGAGCTCTACAACCTGCGCGAGGATATCTTTGAAGCGCTCTTCGGCGAGAAGGACGACCTGCACTATCTCCCGCTGGAAAGGCTGAAGGAGCTGGTGGAAACGGCCGGTGGAGAGATAATCGAAAGCGGAACCTTTGAGCCGGGTCTGCCACACTACTTAGCCTACATCCCGCGGGAATACGTGGAGCAGATAAAAGACGGGAAAAAGCGCGCCGAACTTCTGAAGCGGTGGGATAGAGCCTACGAGAAATGGAAAGCTGGTGCGGAGCATCCGCCGGTGGGATGGATTCTGGCGGAAAAAGATGAGTAA
- a CDS encoding polyprenyl synthetase family protein: MAKYDELFARVKEMAKDVDGVLFKLIPEREPRKLYDAARHYPLAGGKRVRPFVVLRAAEAVGGDPSKALYPAAAVELIHNYSLVHDDIMDMDELRRGRPTVHKVWGINMAILAGDLLFSKAFEAVARAEVSPEKKARILEVLVQTSNELCEGQALDIEFETREEVTVDEYLQMISGKTGALFDGSATIGAIVGTDNEEYIQALSKWGRNVGIAFQIWDDVLDLIADEEKLGKPVGSDIRKGKKTLIVSHFFQNASEEDKAEFMKVFGKYAGDAKDDALIHEDVKEEVAKAIELLRKYGSIDYAAEYAKNLVREANDALKILPESEARRDLELLAEFLVEREF; the protein is encoded by the coding sequence ATGGCGAAGTACGATGAGCTGTTTGCAAGGGTTAAGGAGATGGCAAAGGACGTTGATGGTGTGCTCTTCAAGCTCATTCCGGAGAGAGAACCGAGGAAGCTCTACGACGCTGCCAGGCATTATCCGCTCGCCGGCGGCAAGAGGGTTCGCCCGTTCGTCGTCCTGAGGGCGGCTGAAGCCGTTGGCGGTGATCCAAGCAAGGCACTCTATCCAGCGGCCGCGGTCGAGCTTATACACAACTACTCCCTCGTCCACGACGACATAATGGACATGGACGAGCTCAGGCGCGGAAGGCCGACCGTCCATAAGGTCTGGGGCATCAACATGGCAATCCTCGCCGGCGACCTGCTCTTCAGCAAGGCCTTCGAGGCTGTTGCCAGGGCCGAGGTCAGTCCCGAGAAGAAAGCGAGGATTTTAGAAGTCCTCGTCCAGACTTCCAACGAGCTGTGCGAGGGACAGGCTCTCGACATCGAGTTCGAGACGAGGGAAGAGGTCACCGTTGATGAATATCTCCAGATGATAAGCGGCAAGACCGGAGCACTCTTCGACGGCTCCGCGACGATCGGCGCTATTGTTGGAACTGACAACGAGGAGTACATTCAGGCACTCTCGAAGTGGGGCAGGAACGTTGGCATAGCCTTCCAGATATGGGACGACGTTCTCGACCTCATCGCCGACGAGGAAAAGCTTGGCAAGCCCGTCGGCAGCGACATAAGGAAGGGCAAGAAGACCCTCATAGTCAGCCACTTCTTCCAGAACGCCAGCGAAGAGGACAAGGCCGAGTTTATGAAAGTCTTTGGAAAGTACGCAGGCGACGCCAAAGACGATGCTCTGATTCATGAGGACGTTAAGGAGGAAGTGGCTAAGGCCATCGAGCTCCTCAGGAAGTATGGCAGCATAGACTACGCCGCAGAATACGCTAAGAACCTTGTCAGGGAGGCCAACGATGCCCTGAAGATCCTTCCCGAGAGCGAAGCACGCAGGGATCTGGAGCTCCTCGCCGAGTTCCTCGTGGAGAGGGAGTTCTGA